A single window of Acetonema longum DSM 6540 DNA harbors:
- the jag gene encoding RNA-binding cell elongation regulator Jag/EloR, whose amino-acid sequence MTVLERTGKTIEEAVQAGLAELKLPMQRIEYEVLEAPSKGIFGLIGQKPARVRITVKKVDVLAAATEFLQNVFASMQLPSITIEKMTQKDEDGLVLNIHGNNLGILIGKHGQTLDALQYLTNMAANKDAGERVKIVLDVEDYRKRRAETLTSLAIRLANQVKRRGEKVVLEPMSPLERKIIHMALQDDPRVTTYSEGEEPYRKVIIALKK is encoded by the coding sequence ATGACCGTCTTGGAGAGAACCGGTAAGACCATAGAGGAGGCAGTTCAGGCTGGGCTGGCCGAACTGAAGCTGCCGATGCAGCGTATTGAATACGAAGTATTGGAAGCGCCGAGCAAGGGTATATTCGGTTTAATCGGCCAGAAGCCTGCAAGGGTACGTATCACGGTCAAGAAGGTAGATGTGCTTGCTGCTGCGACAGAATTTTTGCAGAATGTGTTTGCTTCGATGCAATTGCCGTCCATCACCATTGAGAAGATGACCCAAAAAGACGAGGACGGACTCGTGTTGAATATTCACGGCAATAATCTGGGCATCCTGATCGGAAAACATGGGCAAACACTGGATGCGCTGCAGTATCTGACTAATATGGCGGCCAATAAGGACGCCGGCGAAAGAGTCAAAATCGTTCTTGATGTGGAAGACTATCGTAAGCGGCGGGCAGAAACTCTGACCAGCCTGGCGATCCGTTTAGCCAACCAGGTTAAACGCCGGGGTGAAAAAGTTGTTTTAGAGCCGATGAGCCCTTTGGAGCGGAAAATTATTCATATGGCTTTACAGGATGATCCCCGGGTCACGACATACAGCGAAGGTGAAGAGCCATACCGCAAAGTAATCATAGCATTAAAAAAATAG